Proteins from a single region of Cydia strobilella chromosome 2, ilCydStro3.1, whole genome shotgun sequence:
- the LOC134750960 gene encoding cleavage stimulation factor subunit 2 tau variant isoform X1 → MDKGKEKEEQSIMDKSMRSVFVGNIPYEATEEKLKDIFSEVGPVLSFKLVFDRETGKPKGYGFCEYKDQETALSAMRNLNGYEIGGRSLRVDNACTEKSRMEMQALMQGPQVENPYGEAVEPEKAPEAISKAVATLPPEQMFELMKQMKLCVQNNPTEARNMLLQNPQLAYALLQAQVIMRIVDPATAVSMLHPSNPVPPVIHPGDKVPLPNPYMPNMAPPNPQPQPLLANPVPPPPNQYNPRPPPAAMADIDLRGARAAAPMLDQDMRSLPPPMPHPVPPPMQDKYVHSVCYSITTLRQRAAYVCVQRMAAMADIDLRGARAAAPMLDQDMRSLPPPMPHPVPPPMQDNCAPLVETQEISYPRDPRLAGNFSSDPRVRNADPRTQPKLPQQMPPGMPSVAQARTIQGIPSGASDQEKAALIMQVLQLSDEQIALLPPEQRASILMLKEQIAKSTQQR, encoded by the exons ATGGACAAAGGCAAGGAAAAGGAGGAACAGAGTATCATGGATAAATCCATGAGATCTGTTTTTG TTGGTAATATACCATATGAAGCAACGGAGGAAAAGTTAAAAGATATCTTCAGCGAGGTTGGGCCAGTGCTGTCATTCAAACTGGTGTTTGACAGAGAGACAGGCAAGCCTAAGGGCTATGGGTTTTGTGAGTATAAAGACCAGGAGACAGCCCTCAGTGCTATGAGGAACCTTAACGGCTATGAAATCGGTGGCCGTTCCTTGAGGGTAGATAATGCGTGTACGGAGAAATCCAGGATGGAAATGCAAGCCCTAATGCAAGGTCCCCAG GTAGAGAATCCCTATGGGGAGGCAGTGGAACCAGAGAAAGCCCCAGAAGCCATCAGTAAGGCTGTGGCAACCCTGCCCCCGGAACAAATGTTTGAGCTCATGAAGCAGATGAAACTTTGTGTTCAG AATAATCCAACAGAAGCAAGAAATATGTTACTGCAGAACCCGCAGTTGGCATATGCATTACTGCAAGCCCAGGTCATCATGAGGATTGTAGATCCGGCTACTGCTGTC AGCATGCTTCATCCGAGCAATCCAGTGCCTCCCGTCATTCACCCTGGCGACAAGGTGCCCCTGCCGAACCCTTACATGCCCAATATGGCACCTCCAA ATCCACAACCTCAGCCGTTGCTGGCTAATCCAGTACCGCCGCCGCCTAACCAATACAACC CGCGTCCGCCACCGGCAGCGATGGCGGACATCGacctgcgcggcgcgcgcgcggcggcgccgATGCTCGACCAGGACATGCGCAGCCTGCCGCCGCCCATGCCGCACCCCGTGCCGCCGCCCATGCAGGACAAGTACGTACACTCTGTTTGTTATTCTATTACTACATTGCGGCAGCGCGCGGCATATGTATGTGTACAGCGTATGGCAGCGATGGCGGACATCGacctgcgcggcgcgcgcgcggcggcgccgATGCTCGACCAGGACATGCGCAGCCTGCCGCCGCCCATGCCGCACCCCGTGCCGCCGCCCATGCAGGACAA TTGTGCTCCCCTTGTGGAAACACAAGAAAT CTCGTACCCCCGCGACCCGCGACTGGCCGGCAACTTCAGCTCGGACCCGCGCGTGAGGAACGCCGACCCCCGCACGCAGCCCAAGTTGCCGCAGC AAATGCCGCCAGGAATGCCGAGCGTCGCACAGGCTAGAACCATACAGGGTATTCCTTCCGGAGCTTCTGATCAAGAAAAG GCGGCGCTCATAATGCAAGTGCTGCAGCTATCGGACGAGCAGATCGCACTGCTCCCGCCCGAGCAACGCGCGAGCATTCTCATGCTCAAAGAGCAAATCGCCAAGAGCACCCAGCAACGCTAA
- the LOC134750960 gene encoding cleavage stimulation factor subunit 2 isoform X2, which produces MDKGKEKEEQSIMDKSMRSVFVGNIPYEATEEKLKDIFSEVGPVLSFKLVFDRETGKPKGYGFCEYKDQETALSAMRNLNGYEIGGRSLRVDNACTEKSRMEMQALMQGPQVENPYGEAVEPEKAPEAISKAVATLPPEQMFELMKQMKLCVQNNPTEARNMLLQNPQLAYALLQAQVIMRIVDPATAVSMLHPSNPVPPVIHPGDKVPLPNPYMPNMAPPNPQPQPLLANPVPPPPNQYNPRPPPAAMADIDLRGARAAAPMLDQDMRSLPPPMPHPVPPPMQDKYVHSVCYSITTLRQRAAYVCVQRMAAMADIDLRGARAAAPMLDQDMRSLPPPMPHPVPPPMQDNSYPRDPRLAGNFSSDPRVRNADPRTQPKLPQQMPPGMPSVAQARTIQGIPSGASDQEKAALIMQVLQLSDEQIALLPPEQRASILMLKEQIAKSTQQR; this is translated from the exons ATGGACAAAGGCAAGGAAAAGGAGGAACAGAGTATCATGGATAAATCCATGAGATCTGTTTTTG TTGGTAATATACCATATGAAGCAACGGAGGAAAAGTTAAAAGATATCTTCAGCGAGGTTGGGCCAGTGCTGTCATTCAAACTGGTGTTTGACAGAGAGACAGGCAAGCCTAAGGGCTATGGGTTTTGTGAGTATAAAGACCAGGAGACAGCCCTCAGTGCTATGAGGAACCTTAACGGCTATGAAATCGGTGGCCGTTCCTTGAGGGTAGATAATGCGTGTACGGAGAAATCCAGGATGGAAATGCAAGCCCTAATGCAAGGTCCCCAG GTAGAGAATCCCTATGGGGAGGCAGTGGAACCAGAGAAAGCCCCAGAAGCCATCAGTAAGGCTGTGGCAACCCTGCCCCCGGAACAAATGTTTGAGCTCATGAAGCAGATGAAACTTTGTGTTCAG AATAATCCAACAGAAGCAAGAAATATGTTACTGCAGAACCCGCAGTTGGCATATGCATTACTGCAAGCCCAGGTCATCATGAGGATTGTAGATCCGGCTACTGCTGTC AGCATGCTTCATCCGAGCAATCCAGTGCCTCCCGTCATTCACCCTGGCGACAAGGTGCCCCTGCCGAACCCTTACATGCCCAATATGGCACCTCCAA ATCCACAACCTCAGCCGTTGCTGGCTAATCCAGTACCGCCGCCGCCTAACCAATACAACC CGCGTCCGCCACCGGCAGCGATGGCGGACATCGacctgcgcggcgcgcgcgcggcggcgccgATGCTCGACCAGGACATGCGCAGCCTGCCGCCGCCCATGCCGCACCCCGTGCCGCCGCCCATGCAGGACAAGTACGTACACTCTGTTTGTTATTCTATTACTACATTGCGGCAGCGCGCGGCATATGTATGTGTACAGCGTATGGCAGCGATGGCGGACATCGacctgcgcggcgcgcgcgcggcggcgccgATGCTCGACCAGGACATGCGCAGCCTGCCGCCGCCCATGCCGCACCCCGTGCCGCCGCCCATGCAGGACAA CTCGTACCCCCGCGACCCGCGACTGGCCGGCAACTTCAGCTCGGACCCGCGCGTGAGGAACGCCGACCCCCGCACGCAGCCCAAGTTGCCGCAGC AAATGCCGCCAGGAATGCCGAGCGTCGCACAGGCTAGAACCATACAGGGTATTCCTTCCGGAGCTTCTGATCAAGAAAAG GCGGCGCTCATAATGCAAGTGCTGCAGCTATCGGACGAGCAGATCGCACTGCTCCCGCCCGAGCAACGCGCGAGCATTCTCATGCTCAAAGAGCAAATCGCCAAGAGCACCCAGCAACGCTAA
- the LOC134750920 gene encoding leucine-rich repeat protein soc-2 homolog: MNLDNSSRENSEALDSIGTVSPREKCHGMREKKLSTASLTNTEGARPKVVTVKHPESNKPKPTAKKNKPIQADLDVIKEFVRCREEGVRRLDLSKSSITSLPPNVRDLTHLVEFYLYGNKLVALPAEFGCLTNLQTLALNENSLTSLPDSLANLRCLKVLDLRHNKLSDIPEVVYKLTSLTTLFLRFNRIRVVCDGIANLTNLTMLSLRENKIKELSSGVGKLVNLVTFDVSHNHLEHLPQEIGNCVNLSTLDLQHNDLLDIPETIGNLQLLTRLGLRYNRLTAIPSTLSNCKHMDEFNVEGNSISQLPEGLLSCLNELTSITLSRNSFASYPAGGPAQFTNAFSINLEHNQIDKIPYGIFTRAKNLTKLNMKENLLTSLPLDVGTWANMVELNLGTNQLTKLPDDIQCLQNLEVLILSNNLLKRIPPSIGSLRKLRVLDLEENKLEVLPNEIGFLQDLQKLIVQSNQLTTLPRSLGHLTNLTSLSVGENNLQYLPEEIGTLENLESLYLNDNPNLCNLPFELALCVSLQIMSIENCPLTALPPEVVSSGPSLVIQYLKSQGPYRAM, translated from the coding sequence ATGAATTTGGATAACTCTTCTAGAGAAAACTCCGAAGCATTAGATTCCATCGGTACAGTGAGCCCTCGGGAGAAGTGTCACGGAATGAGGGAGAAAAAGTTATCGACGGCGTCACTCACGAACACCGAGGGGGCGCGGCCGAAGGTGGTGACTGTGAAGCATCCCGAGTCCAACAAGCCCAAGCCCACCGCCAAGAAGAACAAGCCCATCCAAGCCGATCTCGATGTTATCAAAGAATTCGTGCGATGCCGAGAAGAGGGGGTGCGCAGACTCGATCTCAGTAAGTCGTCTATCACATCTCTGCCTCCAAATGTCCGCGACCTGACTCACCTGGTCGAGTTCTATTTATATGGAAATAAGCTGGTGGCCCTACCAGCAGAGTTTGGGTGTTTAACTAACCTTCAAACATTAGCATTAAATGAGAACTCACTGACCAGCCTGCCAGATTCCCTCGCTAATTTACGATGTTTGAAGGTTTTAGACTTACGTCACAACAAACTCAGTGACATACCTGAAGTTGTATATAAACTTACTTCACTTACTACATTGTTCTTACGCTTTAATAGAATCAGAGTGGTTTGTGATGGCATAGCCAACCTAACAAATCTTACTATGTTGAGTTtaagagaaaataaaattaaggagCTAAGTTCCGGTGTTGGAAAACTCGTTAATCTGGTCACCTTTGATGTGTCCCACAATCATCTGGAGCACCTGCCCCAGGAAATTGGGAATTGTGTAAACTTGTCCACTCTAGACCTACAACACAATGATCTCCTAGATATACCTGAAACTATTGGGAACCTCCAGTTGCTGACACGCTTGGGCTTGCGCTACAATAGATTGACGGCCATACCTTCCACTCTAAGCAATTGCAAACATATGGATGAATTTAATGTAGAAGGTAATTCCATATCTCAACTCCCTGAAGGTCTCCTTTCTTGCCTCAATGAACTCACCAGTATCACTCTATCCCGTAACTCATTTGCTAGTTACCCTGCCGGAGGACCTGCACAGTTCACTAATGCTTTCTCTATTAACTTGGAACACAATCAAATTGATAAAATCCCATACGGTATATTTACAAGGGCTAAGAATTTAACAAAGCTTAATATGAAAGAAAATTTATTGACCTCGCTGCCACTAGATGTTGGTACATGGGCCAACATGGTGGAGCTCAACCTGGGCACTAATCAGTTAACAAAGCTACCTGATGACATACAGTGTCTTCAGAACTTGGAAGTGCTTATACtctctaataatttgttaaaaagaATTCCCCCTAGTATTGGGAGTCTTCGAAAATTGCGGGTTTTAGATTTGGAAGAAAATAAGCTTGAAGTGTTGCCAAATGAAATAGGATTCCTCCAGGATTTGCAAAAATTAATAGTACAATCTAATCAATTGACAACCCTGCCTCGCTCACTTGGGCATTTGACTAACCTGACGTCACTGAGTGTGGGGGAGAATAATTTGCAGTATTTACCAGAAGAAATTGGCACTCTTGAGAACCTAGAGTCGCTATATTTAAATGACAATCCCAATTTATGCAATCTGCCATTTGAACTGGCTTTGTGTGTTAGTCTACAAATCATGAGTATTGAGAACTGTCCATTAACTGCCTTGCCCCCTGAGGTGGTGTCCTCTGGCCCGTCCCTTGTCATCCAGTATTTGAAGTCCCAGGGTCCATATAGGGCAATGTGA